TCGCGCCATCGGCGCTTTTCTGAAGTTGGAACTGGCACTGGTGCCGGAACTTGCAGAAGACGACTTCGTGCTCTACTGCGACAGCGATATCTATTTCCACTCCCGGTTCGACGATCTGCTGGAGATACGCCCCCCGTATATGTCCATGGCGCGTGAAGATACGGCCCCCTTCTTTCATAACGTCGAGCAGATGGAATACCAGTATCGGGGCAAGCGCTACGTGGTACCCATGCCTTTTCCCATCTGGACGTATTCATCCGGCGTGGTGCTCTTTAATCTGGCGCGGCTGCGCAGGCTTGACTATATCCGCAATTTTCTGGCGTACTGCGAACAGAACCTGCATCACATAGGCAACCTGGACCAGTCTTTGCTGAACTATTTTTTCGGTAAGCGCATCACCAAGCTGCCCCCTTCCTGCAACTGTCCCCCGTACAGGAAGGAAGCCCGGCGCGAGGGGCGCATCATCCATTTTCACGGCCCCAAGCCGTGGGATATCCGCCCCGCCCTGTGGAAGGACCTGCGCATCAACCACTATGCGTGGTTCCGCGAACGCTGGTATGACCTGCTTTCCCCTGAGGAGGCGGCACTGGTCCGCAGCTGGGAATAGGTGTTTGTATGGCAGAACCCGGAAAAGCATCTTGCAGTGTTGCCGCGAGGTGTTGTGGGTATTGCGCAAGCCTCTTGCGCGCCTGCCGGTAACATGGGAAACAGGGCCTGAGCCTTTTTTGCGTCCTGCATCACACCGAGTTTGAACGGCTTGCAGGGAGTGGTTTTTTCAAACAGATAGACTTGCTCTGCCGATTCCTCCTTCTCCACCTCCTTTTCCTGATCATATTCATGTCGCTGCGCTTTTCTGCCCGCAACGGTGGTGCCGTCGTATGCGCCGAACCTGCATTGGCACACAACTGAACTGTTGCAGGTTCACTCTGTTATGCTATGCTACGGAAGATGGCCTTTTTCGGCCTGTGTGTGCAGCGTTGTGCTTTTGTAACAGGCTGGAATGGATAAGGAGCGGAGGGAGAGAGACATGCGGCTGACTATTCGTGCAAAGATGGTTGTGCTGGGGGTTGGGGTGGTTGCCGCGCTGGTGGTCATGGGCATCATCGGACGCTGGGGTCAGGAGGCTGTCAGAGTCTATGTGGAACAGGACCATGAACGGCAGGAACAGTTGCAGGTGGTGCAGGAAATGAGAACTGCCACGCTGGAATTGCTGCTTGCCGCCATGGATTCCATTGTGGACAGGGAAGACGGTACCATCAGTCAGGAGAGGATGGCCGGGATTGAGGCAAACGCGGCTATGCTGCTCAGCGGACTGCCGAAACTGGAAATGCTTTCGGATACGGATCAGGAGCGCGAGGTTGCCCGCCAGTTGGCACACACGGGAGTACAGTTTATTGACGCGGTGCGCGTGGACCTGAAGAATCTTATCGAGAAGAGTGCGGGGCGGTCAGAGGCTGTTTCGAAGCGGTTTGAAGAACTGGATGACCGGCTGGATGAGTTTGGCGACGGCCTTGACGAGGCCCTGGCGGTTATTGAGTCCGGCTTGGAGTATACCAGGGAGTCCGGCGGTGCAGAGGGGCGTATGCTCCAGCGGATTGCGGAGATGCGCAGGGTGGTGCTGCGTGTCATGCTTGCCGCCATGGATGCCATTGTAGACAAGGAGGAAGGCGATATTTCGCCGGAGCGCGCTACAGCAATAGCCGACGGATTGCGGATGCTGGAACGGGAAATGCCCGTGCTCAGGACCGTTTTGGCCGGTGAATCGGAACAGGCTCTTGCGACAGCTATTGCCTTGCTGCCTCAACTTGCCGAGGCTTTGGAGCGGGAGCTTCCTGAGGCCATTCGAGAGGGGGCCCATGAGCAGCAGGCCATGCGGCAGGCATTTGCGGAAATGGATGACCGGCTGGATGCGGAAGGCGACGGGGTTCTGGAAAGCCTGACGGTTATGCAGGATTCCATACGGCAGGAACTGGATGAGGCGCAGGGCGCCTTGCGTGCAGTGATGGATCAGACGGGTATGGTGGGAGCCTTGCTGTTGCTGGCGGCTGTTACTGTGGTTTCGGTCAGTGTGTTTATGCTTGCCCGTAGCGTGGTTGGCCCGTTGCGTGAAACGGTGCATTTTGCCGATGCCGTGGCGGCGGGCGATCTGAACCGGGGCATAACATATGCGGGGCAGGATGAAATAGGTAGTCTGGTGCAGTCTTTGAGGACCATGGTGGAGACGCTTAGGGCGAAGATTGCCGAGGCAGAGGAGAGGAAGGAACAGGCGGACGAACAGGCGGCGCAGGCGCAAAGGGCCATGGCGGAGGCGGAAGAGGCCCGTGGCGCGGCTGAGCAGGCTAAAAAGCAGGGGCTTATGGAAGCGGCCGCGCGGCTGGAAGCGGTTGTGGAGAGCGTGAGTGGCGCAACCGGGGAACTGGCTGCACTGGTTGAACAGGTAGGTAGTGGGACCGGCATACAGAATGACCGCCTCGGTGAGACGGCTTCTTCCATGGAGGAGATGAACGCGACCGTGCTTGAAGTGGCACGGAATGCCGCATCGGCTGCGGATAACGCGGAAACGGCCAGAAACCGCGCCGTTTCCGGGGCCGGGGTTGTGGGTGAGGTTGTGTCGTCCATGGGGGCGGTGCAGAAGACCTTTGACACCATGCGAAACGGTTTGGATGAGTTGAGTGTACACGCTGAAGGGATAGGTGATATCATCAACGTCATCAATGACATAGCGGATCAGACTAACCTGCTGGCCCTGAATGCGGCCATAGAGGCCGCCCGGGCGGGTGAGGCGGGACGCGGGTTTGCTGTGGTGGCGGACGAGGTGCGCAAACTGGCGGAAAAGACCATGCATGCAACGCAGGAAGTGGGAAGCGCCATATCGGCTATACAGGTGGGAACACGCAAGACCGTGGGCGATATGGGGGCTGCCGGTGATGCGGTGGGGCAGGCTTCCGGCCTTGTGGTTCAGGCGGGAGAGCGCCTTGGGGAGATTGTCTCCCTTGTGCAGGGCACGACCGATCAGGTTCGTTCCATAGCCACTGCTTCAGAGGAGCAGTCTGCCGCTTCGGAAGAGATTAACCGCGCAGTGGAGGACGTGAGCCGCATTGCATCGGAAACAGCAGGTGACATGGACAGGGCGCAGGAGACACTTCATATGCTGCGCAGGGATGCGGAAGCACTGAACGGATTGCTTGTTTCGTTGCGCAAGGGGTAGCGGTCGTTGGGAAGTGGCTGGCAGCCTATCCTGCCGTTTGCTCCGCAGTTCCGCGCGTGCAGTGCCCTTACTCGGTGTTTTTCGCGTTCCGGGAGTTGCCATTGCCGGCACATGTGCGGCAAAGGCGTATGCTTGCCGACAGGTTAAGGCGGGAGTGACTGCATAAGGCAGCCTGCCCTGCGTGTTTGGGTGTGGTTTTTCCGTTTTTTTGCGGGTGCGAAAGTGGCCGTGTTTTAAGGTATTATTTGCTCAATAGCGTTTTTTCGATTTACCTTTTGTCTTTTCGGGCCAATTTTGGTACAGCCCGAGTGATTGCCCTAGGCGAGACTGGGAGTGGCGGTTCACGGCGATGAAGATTGCAACAGTGGGCCGCGCAGGCGGGGGGCGGGTGCCGGATGGTGCCCGAGACGTCTCTCCCGTGATCGTGCGGGGTCGTGTTGGGGAATCTGTTTTGGTGGGGGTGAGCCGTGCACGAAATACCTTCCTTTGAGCCCGACTTGGGCATGATAGAACGCATGTTGCAGATAGAGCGCTACGCGTGGCTCTCTTTGACGCATGATATGGGTGCTGTTGTGTCCATTGATGGACGGTTCGAGGATGTGAATACCCACTGGGAGGCTGTGACCGGGCATGACGAAAGCGTTTTGCTTGGCAGCTATCTTGTGGAGTATATGCATTTTGACGACCGCGAACGCGCCCTTGCGGAGTTGCAGAGTTTGATCACCGCCGATGTGAGCACCACATCGGTGATTTTTCGTTTCCAGTGTAATGACGGTGAATACAAGCGTCTGAGCTGGAACCTTATGTTTTCCCCCGAGCACGAGTGCTTTTTTTCTACCGTGAAGGATGTGAGCGAATCGCTGATGGATAAGGCCATCCGCTATGCCTACAAAGATGTGCTGACAGGCTTGGGCAACCGTTTGTTTCTTATGGACACGGTGCCCGTGTGGCTGGATGAGACGCAGCAGAAGGGCAAGCAGTTGGCGGTGTGTTTCCTTGATCTGGACGGCTTTAAACAGGTCAATGACACGTACGGGCATCGCGTGGGTGACTTGCTGCTCAAAAAGGTGGCGGAAAAGCTGGTGCGCTATGTGCCGGAAGAATGCGTGGTGCGTCTTGGGGGCGATGAATTTGTTGTGGTTATGCGGGATGTCTGTTCGCGTGAAGACGTGGCGGAAGCACTGAGCCGTCTTATAGCCAACATCAATTCCCCCGTGCTCATAGAAGGGCAGGACTGTGCCGTGGGTGTGAGCGTGGGAGTGAGTATCTTCCCGCAGGACGGGGGCACGCTTGAGGAGTTGGTGCAGGTGGCGGATGAGGCCATGTATGATGTGAAGCGCGATGGCAAGAACGGGTTTGCCTTTAATCCCCAGACAGAGGATGAGGCCGCCTGCGGCAGTTGACGCGCGCCGGAAAGGAAATGGTAATGCGCCATACCGCTGTGCGGTGTGGCGTTTTTTTGTTCCGGCTGAAAATGATCCAGTGGGCGGGGACGAGGGCGCCAGCCTGCACCAGAAGACTGCACCAGGCTGCACCTGGTTGCATGTGGTCGCGCCAGATTACGCCTGATCGCTCCTGACCGACCTGATCGCGTCTTTCAATGGTGGGCAATGGTGGGCAACGGCGGGCAATGGCGGGCAATGGCCGCGAAGCGAGGTCGGTAGCGCGTAGTGGAGGAGAAATACGGTGGTTGCGGGCTAGAGAGCGCTTCCGGCCAGGGCCGCCTCTTCTGCAAGAAGCCAGTACAGCGCTTCGGATTCATCGCTGAACAGGCGTCCGTTGGTTATGCCTCTGTTGCGGAGCACTGTTTCCACAAAGCGCAGGGATTGCAGGGCAGCGGGGTTTCGTTCCGCCCAGGCGATGCGGTATTTTGAGGTGACGCCAAGTGACTTGAAGATTTCTCCGTGGCTGAAGGCGTCCATGGTGTTCAGCGGTGTGGTGGTTTCTGCAACGCCCAGTACGTAATAGCAATTGCGGCGTGTGCAGGTGTCCACAATTTTGCTCCACAGCTCCAGACTGATGCGGTAGTTGTCCTCGCCCGTATGGCGGGCTAACACGTGGTCGCCTCTGTATTCGACGGATATGGTGTAGGACAAGGCTTCCCCCTTGTGCCTTCTTGTGTGTGAAGGAGCATTTCCTGTAATGTAAATGAGTGCTTTCTGCAAGAGGGGGCAAAGGGGACAGAGACATTTTGGGAGGCGTTTCCAAGAAATTCGGCCAGCCGGGACGGTGTGCTGTTCCTGTCGTGATTCTTCAAGACACGAGGTTGGCTTTACGTGTACGGGTGGAGAAACGGCTGCAAAGGAGTATGACATGCGCTTTAAGTACACGATATTGTTTGTGGAGAATGTGACCCGGAGCATAGAGTTTTTTGAGCAGGCTTTCGGGCTCAGCCGCCGGATGATTCACGAATCCGGCGACTATGGCGAACTGGATACCGGGGCCACAACGTTATCCTTTTCTTCCCTGCGGCTCATGACCCAGCTGGGAAAAACACCGGGGAACGCCGATCCTTCCTCGCCGGTTTTTGAGATAGCCTTCGAGACGGACGACGTGGCCGCAGCACTGGAGAGGGCACGGGCTGCCGGTGCCACGGTAGTGCAGGAGGTTCGCGAGGAGCCGTGGGGGCAGACAACCGCGTATGTGACCGGCGGTGATGGTTATCTGATTGAGATATGTTCCCCGGTCAGCGGGGCATCGTAGCCTGTCTCGCAAATGCTCCACGCCGGGTGGGAGGGGTTGTTCCGCCCGGATGCCAATGCCCCCGGCGTGAACCCGAACCAGCGTTTCAGGTCTCTTGTCATGTGGGCCTGATCCGAAAAAAGACATCCGGCTACGGCATCCTGCAGGTGGTGACCGGACAGGATGCCGCGAGCCGCCTTCCGGGCCCGGGCCAGCTGACGCCAGAAGTCGGGGGACTCTCCGGTTATCTGCACGGCATGGCGTTGCAGGGTCCGCAAACTCACGCCCAGAGCGTGCGCGGCGGAGGCGGAGGAAGTGGCAACGGCCAGACAGGCCAGCATTTCCGTGCTGTCGGATGAGATGGAGGCAGCTTCGCGCGCAAGTGCCGCGAGCGTGCTCAGGGAGTTTGGCGTGGGCGCTTTACTGAGGATGTGGGCCGCGATGGCCGCGCCGGGCTTGAGCCGCACCCCGAAAAACATTTCTCCCGGTAAAACGGAAACGGTTTCGGGCGAGTGCATAAGGTGTGAGAAGAAGACGTGCTGCGTGCCATCGGGCCTTTGCCTGATGATGAGGTCGCGGCAGCCGTCCGGCATGACGATGGTTGTGTGGGGTTTGTCTGTTGAAAACGACCATGTGGCCAGTATGGGATCGCTGTCTGCCATGTCTTTTCTGTCTCTTAGTCTTTCCGTGGCGCAATGACGTGATAGGCTGCCAGCACGTGCAGCAGTTCCGCTGTTGGCAGCCTGCCACGTTAATCAGTGATTATGTGTTGTAAATGTGAGTGTTCACTCGTCTTGAAATTGTTCTGGGGTGAGATTGTGTGTGGGGGCGAGCGATGATTCCAGCAATGAATGGATATTGTCATGTTTATATCAAGATTACTTCACATATTTTTGTATAATTTTATCTTTGGCGCCTGTGGCCATTACATCTTCTAAGGATCTTTGTAGCGTAACGAGAATGTTTTCAGAAGTTTTTTTGTTTGCTATCATGTAATAGTCGCCTTCATCAGAAAGAAGATGTGCAGTTTCGATGCTTGAATAGTTGTGTTCCAATCCACTCATTTGGTACTCTAAATCTAACGGGTCTCCTGGAATAAGATCGATACGCTTTGCAAATAGCATTTTCAACAATTGCTCAGAATTGGACGCTACGTAGTAATTGTTTTCATGAAAACCGTTGGAGATGAAAAACTGTTCGACAGATCCCCCGGAAAGGACTCCTGTCTGATATTTTTTAATGTCTTCTAGGTCATTGATTTGTATGTCGGTTCTGTTTTTTAGTTTATAAAGATATACTTTCCTTGAATGTAGCGGGCCAATCCATACAAACATATCTTCGCGTTGTGGGATTCGTGCTACTGTATATAGCATGGTGTTTGGGGTTCTTTCTACAGTAAGCAAGGCTCGCTTGAAAGGGTGAGGAACAAGTTTATATTTAATGTCGGCATTCTGTAACGCTGCTTCTATCAGTTCCGTGCTGATTCCAACAATCTTGCCATTTTCCATAAAGTTATACGGAGGCCAGTTGTCGACAAAAATAGTAAGTTCCTGAGCTTTTACGGCTGATGATAGCCCAAGGAATAGAATGATCAGTAAAATATTTAATGATTTCATCTTCCATTGCCAGATCATTTGCTTGCCTCTTCGATTAAATTTCAGCGGCAGAAGGGGGTAGCTGATAAACAGTTTTCGTTAATTCCTGAGATTAGACGTGGGCAAGCTCGGTAGAAAATGATTATTGTCCCGCGATGGTAAGAAGTTTGTAAGCAAACCTAAATCTTGTCATTGTTTACTGTATCATCGCCTTAATGTCGTAATTTGTTAGCAGTTATAAACTCGGCAAGATTATCTCCCCATCCCCGGGTGAACGACTTCCCGCTGAACCAAAGTCTCAATCACCCGCGTCAGCGGCAGGCCCACCACGTTGGACCATGAGCCGTCTATGCGTTCCACCAGAAACGAGCCTATGCCCTGAATGGCGTAGGCTCCGGCCTTGTCGGCGGGTTCTCCCGTGCGGATGTAGGCAAGCAGGGCTGTCCGGCTTTGCGGGGCCATGGTCACGCGGGTGGAGACGGCAAAGGTGTGAATCCGCTCTGCGGCAGGTGCCGCGGTTTGCGGCATGACCACGCAGACACCGGTGATAACCTCGTGGGTTGTGCCTGCAAGGCGGCTGAGCATGTCTAGCGCATGGTCATTATCCTGCGGTTTGCCCATGATTTCCCTGCCCAGCACCACAATGGTGTCTGCCCCGATGACACAGGCTTCCCGGTGGTGTTCTGCCACGGGCAGCGTTTTGGCAAGGGCTGCGCGGCGGGCGTAGTCTTCCGGGTTTTCGTCCGGCTGCGGTGCGGGTTCTGCATCTGGTGCGGTGTGGACGGAAAAAGGGATGCCCAATTCGCGCAGAAACTGGCTGCGCCGGGGAGAACCGGAAGCCAGCACCACGGGAAGCAGGGCGGTAAACACCGGGGGCGTGTCCGGATATGAGGGACCTGCGGGGG
This region of Desulfovibrio psychrotolerans genomic DNA includes:
- a CDS encoding glycosyltransferase → MKIVFCIDDNPRYLMLARVAVRSLRRLYGDSVPVLCVYGGQDESVMQGVRDEGIALSCYAPVLNRDVVPAQFHRAIGAFLKLELALVPELAEDDFVLYCDSDIYFHSRFDDLLEIRPPYMSMAREDTAPFFHNVEQMEYQYRGKRYVVPMPFPIWTYSSGVVLFNLARLRRLDYIRNFLAYCEQNLHHIGNLDQSLLNYFFGKRITKLPPSCNCPPYRKEARREGRIIHFHGPKPWDIRPALWKDLRINHYAWFRERWYDLLSPEEAALVRSWE
- a CDS encoding methyl-accepting chemotaxis protein — its product is MRLTIRAKMVVLGVGVVAALVVMGIIGRWGQEAVRVYVEQDHERQEQLQVVQEMRTATLELLLAAMDSIVDREDGTISQERMAGIEANAAMLLSGLPKLEMLSDTDQEREVARQLAHTGVQFIDAVRVDLKNLIEKSAGRSEAVSKRFEELDDRLDEFGDGLDEALAVIESGLEYTRESGGAEGRMLQRIAEMRRVVLRVMLAAMDAIVDKEEGDISPERATAIADGLRMLEREMPVLRTVLAGESEQALATAIALLPQLAEALERELPEAIREGAHEQQAMRQAFAEMDDRLDAEGDGVLESLTVMQDSIRQELDEAQGALRAVMDQTGMVGALLLLAAVTVVSVSVFMLARSVVGPLRETVHFADAVAAGDLNRGITYAGQDEIGSLVQSLRTMVETLRAKIAEAEERKEQADEQAAQAQRAMAEAEEARGAAEQAKKQGLMEAAARLEAVVESVSGATGELAALVEQVGSGTGIQNDRLGETASSMEEMNATVLEVARNAASAADNAETARNRAVSGAGVVGEVVSSMGAVQKTFDTMRNGLDELSVHAEGIGDIINVINDIADQTNLLALNAAIEAARAGEAGRGFAVVADEVRKLAEKTMHATQEVGSAISAIQVGTRKTVGDMGAAGDAVGQASGLVVQAGERLGEIVSLVQGTTDQVRSIATASEEQSAASEEINRAVEDVSRIASETAGDMDRAQETLHMLRRDAEALNGLLVSLRKG
- a CDS encoding sensor domain-containing diguanylate cyclase, which translates into the protein MHEIPSFEPDLGMIERMLQIERYAWLSLTHDMGAVVSIDGRFEDVNTHWEAVTGHDESVLLGSYLVEYMHFDDRERALAELQSLITADVSTTSVIFRFQCNDGEYKRLSWNLMFSPEHECFFSTVKDVSESLMDKAIRYAYKDVLTGLGNRLFLMDTVPVWLDETQQKGKQLAVCFLDLDGFKQVNDTYGHRVGDLLLKKVAEKLVRYVPEECVVRLGGDEFVVVMRDVCSREDVAEALSRLIANINSPVLIEGQDCAVGVSVGVSIFPQDGGTLEELVQVADEAMYDVKRDGKNGFAFNPQTEDEAACGS
- a CDS encoding VOC family protein is translated as MRFKYTILFVENVTRSIEFFEQAFGLSRRMIHESGDYGELDTGATTLSFSSLRLMTQLGKTPGNADPSSPVFEIAFETDDVAAALERARAAGATVVQEVREEPWGQTTAYVTGGDGYLIEICSPVSGAS
- a CDS encoding helix-turn-helix domain-containing protein, whose product is MADSDPILATWSFSTDKPHTTIVMPDGCRDLIIRQRPDGTQHVFFSHLMHSPETVSVLPGEMFFGVRLKPGAAIAAHILSKAPTPNSLSTLAALAREAASISSDSTEMLACLAVATSSASAAHALGVSLRTLQRHAVQITGESPDFWRQLARARKAARGILSGHHLQDAVAGCLFSDQAHMTRDLKRWFGFTPGALASGRNNPSHPAWSICETGYDAPLTGEHISIR
- a CDS encoding substrate-binding periplasmic protein produces the protein MIWQWKMKSLNILLIILFLGLSSAVKAQELTIFVDNWPPYNFMENGKIVGISTELIEAALQNADIKYKLVPHPFKRALLTVERTPNTMLYTVARIPQREDMFVWIGPLHSRKVYLYKLKNRTDIQINDLEDIKKYQTGVLSGGSVEQFFISNGFHENNYYVASNSEQLLKMLFAKRIDLIPGDPLDLEYQMSGLEHNYSSIETAHLLSDEGDYYMIANKKTSENILVTLQRSLEDVMATGAKDKIIQKYVK
- a CDS encoding Maf family protein, encoding MTKRPTSPHHPPAVHEHDRENLPPSTVRPLSSPAGPSYPDTPPVFTALLPVVLASGSPRRSQFLRELGIPFSVHTAPDAEPAPQPDENPEDYARRAALAKTLPVAEHHREACVIGADTIVVLGREIMGKPQDNDHALDMLSRLAGTTHEVITGVCVVMPQTAAPAAERIHTFAVSTRVTMAPQSRTALLAYIRTGEPADKAGAYAIQGIGSFLVERIDGSWSNVVGLPLTRVIETLVQREVVHPGMGR